The proteins below are encoded in one region of Aquisphaera giovannonii:
- a CDS encoding SdrD B-like domain-containing protein, with product MLALARKPSKMPRARRTRRDRLAPRVDACEGRLLMATGFLQGAVTVGTTGQGLAGATILLHRLDAAAADRTTTTDASGNYLFTGLDAGSYRLTETPPTGYVNASTEANSPLTPVTATTASSIDVRVGGGDGLTVSYPSHNKKVLTITNDGKTQPSLIGQSNITVNQPDIGSTSPLFSSICVDFFRDIFTGEQNLPYSMMPLSTALASIPSIKNPQNAGEIAYLYNHIASTWSTTPSGYVPVQEAAGFQLAIWELEYETSGTYNVLDGSFFAQGLTASSPEATYAQNFLNIAQGKDEEAVFLNGLSTSGRPGGSQGLIAPMMLNFVNAASPPAPGVTIQKFTNGVRDTDPNGSNLVIASPGAAITWTYDVANTGNVAFAKADVVVADSVDGLNPTLTGGDTNGNDMLDPGETWVYTATGTALDLSGTLPPSVVVVPGGDTGGTGATRPVYQNTGTVTITGTELTASDVSHYANPAPPPTPSVTIQKFTNGAHDTNPNGSDLVVLGPGAAVTWTYQVSNTGGVAFPKADVAVTDSVTGVTPAYTSGDVNNNGILDPNETWTYTATGTALDLSGTLPLAVKVVPGGDPNGTGNTRNVYENTGTVTVAAFSLTSSDVSHYANPAAPGITIQKLTNGVRDTDPNGNELVIVNPGAALTWTYDVANTGNVSFARANVAVSDSVSGVNPSYTSGDANGNGLLDPGETWVYTATGTALDLTGTLPPTVVVVPGGDPNGTGNTRNVYQNTGTVTVAGTSLAASDISHYANFPSAPPAPPVITIAGTVFHECNNNGVYEPALGETTLANVVVTLSGTDADGQSVSMTTTTDAVGHYAFDLTGLPGVYTVTMAVPSGYLDGKSTPGTAGGTAGTTTISNINLAESATGYNFAVLLPSSLSGVVYYDLNHDGAMGVTDFGIAHVVVTLTGTDDRGQAVTQKMTTGDDGTFSFTGLRPGAYQITRTQPGLFRRYQNTAGTLGGTATRDAIKGIDVPGCSSGTGYLFGELQQPTCRLRTLAFHVGRTFARQEAEYASNPTAFTRAHPNLAPSIAAGQIPWGKGTYPKASLARYWVPTLGTKVIRISDVYDRTKTAAARVTAKVASHAGAAKAAVVGKASTALRAVRNSATVKAAVAQASRVHAAIRRG from the coding sequence ATGCTCGCCCTCGCCCGCAAACCCTCGAAGATGCCTCGCGCCCGCCGCACGCGGCGAGACCGGCTCGCGCCTCGCGTCGATGCCTGCGAGGGGCGGCTCCTCATGGCCACCGGCTTCCTCCAGGGGGCCGTCACGGTGGGCACCACGGGCCAGGGGCTCGCCGGCGCGACAATCCTCCTGCACCGGCTGGACGCCGCGGCCGCGGACCGGACGACGACCACGGACGCCTCCGGCAACTACCTCTTCACGGGGCTCGACGCCGGGTCGTATCGCCTCACGGAGACCCCGCCGACCGGCTACGTGAACGCCTCCACCGAGGCCAACTCGCCGCTCACCCCGGTGACCGCCACCACGGCCAGCTCCATCGACGTCCGGGTCGGCGGCGGCGACGGCCTGACCGTCTCCTACCCGAGCCACAACAAGAAGGTCCTGACCATCACGAACGACGGCAAGACCCAGCCGTCCCTGATCGGCCAGTCGAACATCACCGTGAACCAGCCGGACATCGGCTCGACCTCGCCGCTGTTCTCCTCGATCTGCGTCGATTTCTTCCGCGACATCTTCACCGGGGAGCAGAACCTTCCCTACTCGATGATGCCGCTGAGCACCGCGCTGGCATCGATACCCAGCATCAAGAACCCCCAGAACGCCGGCGAGATCGCCTACCTCTACAACCACATCGCCTCGACCTGGAGCACCACGCCCTCCGGCTACGTCCCGGTCCAGGAGGCCGCGGGCTTCCAGCTCGCCATCTGGGAGCTGGAGTACGAGACCTCCGGCACCTATAACGTCCTCGACGGCTCGTTCTTCGCCCAGGGCCTCACGGCGTCCTCGCCCGAGGCGACCTACGCCCAGAACTTCCTCAACATCGCGCAGGGCAAGGATGAGGAGGCCGTCTTCCTGAACGGCCTGTCGACCTCCGGCCGCCCCGGCGGCTCCCAGGGCCTGATCGCCCCGATGATGCTGAACTTCGTGAACGCCGCCTCGCCCCCCGCGCCGGGCGTCACGATCCAGAAGTTCACCAACGGCGTCCGCGACACCGACCCCAACGGCTCCAACCTCGTCATCGCCAGCCCGGGCGCCGCGATCACCTGGACCTACGACGTCGCCAACACGGGGAACGTCGCCTTCGCCAAGGCCGACGTCGTCGTCGCCGACAGCGTGGACGGCCTGAATCCCACCCTCACCGGCGGCGACACCAACGGGAACGACATGCTCGATCCCGGCGAGACGTGGGTCTACACGGCGACCGGCACGGCGCTGGACCTCTCCGGCACGCTGCCGCCCTCCGTCGTGGTCGTCCCCGGCGGCGACACCGGCGGGACCGGCGCCACCCGGCCGGTCTACCAGAACACCGGCACGGTGACGATCACCGGGACCGAGCTCACCGCCTCCGACGTCAGCCACTACGCCAACCCCGCCCCGCCGCCGACCCCCAGCGTGACCATCCAGAAGTTCACGAACGGGGCCCACGACACCAACCCCAACGGCAGCGACCTCGTGGTCCTCGGCCCCGGGGCGGCCGTGACCTGGACCTACCAGGTCTCGAACACCGGCGGCGTGGCCTTCCCGAAGGCCGACGTGGCCGTGACCGACAGCGTGACGGGCGTGACCCCGGCGTACACCAGCGGCGACGTCAACAACAACGGGATCCTCGACCCCAACGAGACCTGGACCTACACCGCGACGGGCACGGCGCTGGACCTCTCCGGCACGCTGCCGCTGGCCGTGAAGGTCGTGCCCGGCGGCGACCCGAACGGCACGGGTAACACCCGCAACGTCTACGAGAACACCGGCACCGTCACCGTCGCCGCATTCAGCCTCACGTCCTCCGACGTCAGCCACTACGCGAATCCCGCAGCGCCGGGCATCACGATCCAGAAGCTCACCAACGGCGTCCGCGACACGGATCCCAACGGCAACGAGCTCGTCATCGTCAATCCGGGCGCGGCGCTGACCTGGACGTACGACGTGGCCAACACGGGGAACGTCTCGTTCGCGAGGGCGAACGTGGCCGTCTCGGACAGCGTCAGCGGCGTGAACCCGTCGTACACGAGCGGGGACGCGAACGGCAACGGCCTGCTCGACCCGGGCGAGACGTGGGTCTACACGGCGACCGGCACGGCGCTGGATCTCACGGGCACGCTGCCGCCGACGGTCGTGGTCGTGCCCGGCGGCGACCCGAACGGCACGGGCAACACCCGCAACGTCTACCAGAACACGGGCACGGTGACCGTCGCGGGCACGAGCCTGGCGGCCTCGGACATCAGCCACTACGCCAACTTCCCGTCCGCCCCCCCGGCCCCGCCGGTGATCACCATCGCCGGCACGGTCTTCCACGAGTGCAACAACAACGGCGTGTATGAGCCGGCGCTCGGCGAGACGACGCTGGCGAACGTCGTGGTGACGCTCTCCGGGACGGACGCCGACGGGCAGTCGGTCAGCATGACCACCACCACGGACGCGGTCGGCCACTACGCCTTCGACCTGACCGGCCTCCCGGGCGTGTACACCGTGACGATGGCGGTCCCCTCGGGCTACCTCGACGGCAAGAGCACGCCGGGCACGGCCGGCGGGACGGCGGGCACGACCACCATCTCGAACATCAACCTGGCCGAGTCGGCCACCGGCTACAACTTCGCGGTCCTGCTGCCGAGCTCGCTCTCGGGCGTCGTCTACTACGACCTGAACCACGACGGCGCGATGGGGGTGACGGACTTCGGGATCGCCCACGTGGTAGTGACGCTGACGGGCACCGACGACCGCGGCCAGGCCGTCACGCAGAAGATGACGACCGGGGACGACGGCACCTTCTCGTTCACCGGCCTGCGGCCGGGCGCGTACCAGATCACCCGCACCCAGCCCGGCCTCTTCCGCCGCTATCAGAACACGGCGGGCACGCTCGGCGGGACGGCCACCCGGGATGCCATCAAGGGCATCGACGTCCCCGGCTGCTCGTCCGGCACCGGCTACCTCTTCGGCGAGCTCCAGCAGCCGACCTGCCGGCTCCGCACCCTGGCGTTCCACGTCGGCCGCACCTTCGCCCGGCAGGAGGCCGAGTACGCGTCGAACCCGACGGCCTTCACCCGCGCCCACCCGAACCTCGCCCCGAGCATCGCCGCGGGCCAGATCCCGTGGGGCAAGGGGACCTATCCGAAGGCCAGCCTGGCGCGGTACTGGGTGCCCACGCTCGGGACGAAGGTCATCCGGATCAGCGACGTCTACGACCGGACCAAAACGGCCGCCGCCAGGGTGACGGCGAAGGTCGCGTCCCACGCCGGCGCCGCGAAGGCCGCCGTCGTGGGGAAGGCCTCGACCGCCCTCCGCGCGGTGCGGAACTCGGCCACGGTGAAGGCCGCCGTCGCGCAGGCCTCCCGCGTCCACGCCGCGATCCGCCGCGGCTGA
- the xrtE gene encoding exosortase E/protease, VPEID-CTERM system, with the protein MSLAESIGSSPASGPRRGLLDLAWLAVLIAEVLSLSFSFDVAIPAGRAEGRGAIVWLVAHSSALIRAAACMASVLAAAFLATARRGGPARRSTGSPSSAWWTSGHLAAFAAFYAATGRLVAAMNGGGDVAPVALVWAAAGAATLAAWMLAARPAGAWLRLARGSWKVLAVALVAGCGAVWAGGLTGRLWASLHSGTFAAAAWILSRIEPDVLCDPAARELGAGGFSVTIAPVCSGYEGIGLILALLSGYLIVCRDELKFPQALVLLPAGAALIASLNVLRIVALVLIGAHGRPRVAVGGFHSQAGWLAFNLVGLGLIAGSRGLGAFSKARSDAEDSGPTVNPTAAYLGPLMALLAVAMVTGAASDGAFDLLYPARIAAACAVLWVYRGAYPIRSWAAGLAPASAATPIAIGVAAYLIWVALEPAPEVAAGGTARGLAIPAALAAMGPAAAAAWLSARVLGSVAVVPLAEELAFRGYLQRRLVDADFEAASPREFTWLSFLGPSLAFGLMHQRWIAGTAAGMLYAAAALRRGRLGDAVLAHAATNALIAARVLAGGAWWLWA; encoded by the coding sequence GTGTCTCTTGCGGAGTCCATCGGATCGTCTCCGGCGTCCGGTCCCCGTCGCGGGCTGCTGGACCTGGCCTGGCTGGCCGTGCTCATCGCCGAGGTCCTGTCGCTCTCGTTCTCGTTCGACGTCGCGATCCCGGCGGGTCGGGCCGAGGGCCGGGGGGCGATCGTCTGGCTGGTCGCGCACTCCTCCGCGTTGATCCGGGCGGCGGCGTGCATGGCCAGCGTCCTGGCGGCGGCGTTCCTGGCGACGGCGCGGCGAGGGGGGCCCGCGCGGCGCTCGACGGGCTCGCCGTCCTCGGCCTGGTGGACGTCCGGTCACCTGGCGGCCTTCGCGGCCTTCTACGCCGCCACCGGCCGCCTGGTCGCGGCCATGAACGGCGGCGGGGACGTCGCCCCGGTGGCACTCGTGTGGGCGGCGGCCGGCGCCGCGACGCTCGCGGCCTGGATGCTGGCCGCGCGTCCGGCGGGGGCCTGGCTCCGCCTGGCGAGGGGATCGTGGAAGGTGCTGGCCGTGGCGTTGGTGGCGGGCTGCGGCGCCGTCTGGGCGGGCGGGCTGACGGGCCGGCTCTGGGCCTCCCTCCATTCCGGGACGTTCGCGGCGGCGGCCTGGATCCTCAGCCGGATCGAGCCGGACGTCCTCTGCGACCCGGCCGCGAGGGAACTCGGGGCCGGCGGCTTCTCGGTGACGATCGCGCCGGTCTGCTCCGGTTACGAGGGGATCGGGCTGATCCTCGCCCTCCTGTCCGGGTACCTGATCGTCTGCCGGGATGAGCTGAAGTTCCCGCAGGCCCTGGTGCTCCTGCCCGCCGGGGCGGCCCTCATCGCCTCGCTGAACGTGCTGCGGATCGTGGCCCTGGTCCTGATCGGCGCGCACGGCCGCCCGCGGGTGGCGGTCGGGGGGTTCCACTCGCAGGCCGGCTGGCTGGCCTTCAACCTCGTGGGCCTGGGCCTGATCGCCGGCAGTCGCGGCCTGGGGGCCTTCTCGAAGGCCCGCTCCGATGCGGAGGACTCGGGGCCGACCGTCAATCCGACGGCCGCGTACCTCGGGCCGCTGATGGCGCTCCTCGCGGTCGCCATGGTCACCGGCGCGGCCTCCGACGGCGCGTTCGACCTCCTCTACCCCGCGCGGATCGCGGCGGCCTGCGCGGTCCTCTGGGTGTACCGGGGCGCCTATCCGATCCGGTCGTGGGCGGCGGGCCTGGCCCCCGCCTCGGCGGCGACGCCGATCGCCATCGGCGTCGCGGCCTATCTCATCTGGGTCGCGCTGGAGCCGGCCCCGGAGGTCGCGGCCGGCGGGACGGCCCGGGGCCTGGCGATCCCGGCGGCGCTGGCGGCGATGGGCCCGGCCGCCGCCGCGGCCTGGCTGTCGGCCCGCGTGCTGGGCTCCGTGGCCGTGGTCCCGCTGGCGGAGGAGCTGGCGTTCCGGGGCTACCTGCAGCGGCGCCTGGTCGACGCGGACTTCGAGGCGGCGTCGCCCCGCGAGTTCACCTGGCTCTCCTTCCTGGGCCCCTCGCTGGCCTTCGGCCTGATGCACCAGCGGTGGATCGCCGGGACGGCGGCGGGCATGCTCTACGCCGCCGCCGCCCTCCGCCGCGGCCGCCTCGGCGACGCGGTGCTGGCCCACGCCGCGACCAATGCGCTGATCGCGGCCCGGGTGCTGGCCGGCGGCGCCTGGTGGCTCTGGGCCTGA
- a CDS encoding M61 family metallopeptidase — protein sequence MMAVSSTFAAGAEPVRQRLRFPAPQSHYVEVEATFPTAGASEVELMMPVWTPGSYLVREFARNVEEVKATGPGGKALEIAKTRKNRWKVATGGAAEVTVAYRVYCRTMTVQSNWVDSSFAMLNGAGIFLTPVGGPSRPHEVALELPPAWRTSVSGLPPAPGGGPNRYLAADFDTLVDSPIYAGNPATYEFQVDGVPHVLVNEGEGGLWDGPRSARDVEAIVRAQKAFWGLLPYERYVFFNLLVEAGGGLEHKNSTVLMASRWASRTRAGYLGWLNLVSHEFFHTWNVKRLRPVELGPFDYENEVYTPSLWVAEGITSYYDRLFVRRAGLCTAEEFLAGDPPSGEGDKPSNDIERLQTTPGRLVQGLEASSLDTWIKFYRRDENTANTGVSYYVKGGVVAFLLDAKIRRATGGKKSLDDLMRLAYSRYSGAKGFTAAEFRALAQEVAGADLSSFFHKALETTEELDYSEALDWFGLRFAPDEKEKKARRAKKAGVKDEDGEPPAGAAGKPPKAWLGLTTKNEDGRLMVTVVKRGTPGYDAGFNVGDEIIAIGDDRIPAEQWSKRMDYFRPGEAVSVLIARRDRLRRLDATFGQEPPRQWALEPLPGASPEQKAHFQDWLAEHE from the coding sequence ATGATGGCTGTCAGCTCGACATTCGCGGCCGGGGCCGAGCCGGTCCGGCAGAGGCTCCGGTTCCCGGCCCCGCAGTCGCATTACGTGGAGGTGGAGGCGACATTCCCGACGGCGGGCGCCTCCGAGGTCGAGTTGATGATGCCGGTCTGGACGCCGGGCTCGTATCTCGTCCGCGAGTTCGCCCGCAACGTCGAGGAGGTGAAGGCGACCGGCCCCGGCGGCAAGGCCCTGGAGATCGCCAAGACGCGGAAGAACCGCTGGAAGGTCGCCACCGGCGGGGCGGCCGAGGTCACCGTCGCCTACCGGGTCTACTGCCGGACGATGACGGTGCAGTCCAACTGGGTGGATTCCTCGTTCGCCATGCTCAACGGCGCGGGGATCTTCCTCACGCCCGTCGGGGGCCCGTCCCGTCCGCACGAGGTGGCGCTGGAGCTGCCGCCGGCCTGGAGGACGAGCGTCTCCGGCCTGCCGCCGGCGCCCGGGGGCGGGCCGAACCGCTACCTGGCGGCGGACTTCGACACGCTCGTGGACTCGCCGATCTACGCGGGCAACCCGGCGACCTACGAGTTCCAGGTCGATGGCGTCCCGCACGTGCTGGTGAACGAGGGCGAGGGCGGGCTCTGGGACGGCCCGCGGTCGGCCCGCGACGTGGAGGCGATCGTCCGGGCGCAGAAGGCGTTCTGGGGATTGCTGCCGTACGAGCGGTACGTCTTCTTCAACCTCCTGGTGGAGGCCGGCGGGGGGCTGGAGCACAAGAACTCGACGGTGTTGATGGCCAGCCGCTGGGCCTCGCGGACGAGGGCCGGGTACCTCGGCTGGCTGAACCTCGTCAGCCACGAGTTCTTCCACACCTGGAACGTCAAGCGGCTGCGGCCGGTGGAGCTCGGGCCGTTCGACTACGAGAACGAGGTGTACACGCCGAGCCTCTGGGTGGCCGAGGGCATCACGAGCTACTACGACCGCCTCTTCGTCCGCCGCGCCGGGCTCTGCACGGCCGAAGAGTTCCTGGCCGGCGACCCGCCGTCGGGAGAGGGCGATAAGCCGTCCAACGACATCGAACGACTCCAGACGACGCCCGGGCGCCTCGTGCAGGGGCTGGAGGCGTCGTCGCTGGACACCTGGATCAAGTTCTACCGGCGGGACGAGAACACGGCGAACACGGGGGTGAGCTACTACGTCAAGGGGGGCGTCGTGGCCTTCCTGCTGGACGCGAAGATCCGCCGCGCCACCGGCGGCAAGAAGAGCCTGGACGACCTGATGCGCCTGGCCTACTCGCGGTACTCCGGCGCGAAGGGCTTCACCGCCGCCGAGTTCCGCGCGCTGGCGCAGGAGGTCGCCGGGGCGGACCTCTCCTCCTTCTTCCACAAGGCGCTGGAGACGACCGAGGAGCTGGACTACTCCGAGGCCCTCGACTGGTTCGGGCTCCGGTTCGCGCCCGACGAGAAGGAGAAGAAGGCCAGGAGGGCGAAGAAGGCCGGGGTGAAGGACGAGGACGGTGAGCCCCCCGCCGGTGCCGCCGGCAAGCCGCCCAAGGCCTGGCTCGGCCTGACGACGAAGAACGAGGACGGCCGCCTGATGGTGACCGTCGTGAAGCGGGGGACGCCCGGCTACGACGCCGGCTTCAACGTCGGCGACGAGATCATCGCCATCGGCGACGATCGGATCCCGGCCGAACAGTGGTCGAAGCGGATGGACTACTTCCGCCCCGGCGAGGCCGTCTCCGTCCTCATCGCCCGCCGCGACCGACTCCGCCGCCTCGACGCCACCTTCGGCCAGGAGCCCCCCCGCCAGTGGGCCCTGGAGCCCCTCCCCGGCGCCAGCCCCGAGCAGAAGGCCCATTTCCAAGATTGGCTCGCGGAGCACGAATGA